The Pantoea nemavictus genome includes a region encoding these proteins:
- the rutG gene encoding pyrimidine utilization transport protein G, translated as MASSWFPRWQKKSALTDDGLIAPDETLPFAQTVVLGLQHAVAMFGATVLMPLLMGLDPNLAILVSGIGTLLFFVVTGGRVPSYLGSSAAFVGVIIAVTGFNGQGLNPNLALALGGVIACGALYTLIGLVVMKVGTGWIERLMPPVVTGAVVMAIGLNLAPIAVHGVSGSMFDSWMAVMTVLCIGLVAVFTRGMIQRLLILVGLIVAWAIYALLTNVMGFGKPVDFSGLANAPWFGLPHTTAPIFDMQAIVMIAPVAIILVAENLGHIKAVAGMTGRNLDPWMGRAFVGDGLATMLSGSMGGSGVTTYAENIGVMAVTKVYSTLAFVAAAVIALVLGFSPKFGALIHTIPGPVIGGASIVVFGLIAVAGARIWVQNHVDFNQNGNLIMVATTLVLGAGDFALKIGSFTIGGIGTATFGAIILNAILQRRGAARVNQAARQHP; from the coding sequence ATGGCGAGTTCCTGGTTCCCCCGCTGGCAGAAAAAGTCAGCCTTGACCGATGATGGGCTGATTGCGCCGGATGAAACGCTGCCGTTTGCGCAGACGGTCGTCCTTGGCCTGCAGCATGCTGTGGCAATGTTTGGCGCAACGGTATTGATGCCGTTGCTGATGGGACTGGACCCCAATCTGGCGATTCTGGTTTCCGGCATCGGTACGCTGCTGTTTTTTGTCGTCACCGGCGGACGCGTGCCCAGCTATCTCGGCTCCAGCGCGGCGTTTGTGGGCGTGATTATTGCGGTAACCGGCTTTAACGGCCAGGGACTTAATCCTAATCTGGCGCTGGCGCTCGGCGGCGTGATCGCCTGCGGTGCGCTCTATACGCTGATTGGTCTGGTGGTGATGAAAGTCGGCACCGGCTGGATCGAGCGCCTGATGCCGCCAGTGGTGACGGGTGCGGTGGTGATGGCGATTGGTCTGAACCTGGCCCCGATAGCCGTGCACGGCGTCTCCGGCTCGATGTTCGACAGCTGGATGGCGGTGATGACGGTGTTGTGCATCGGCCTGGTGGCAGTATTTACCCGCGGGATGATTCAGCGGCTGCTGATCCTGGTCGGGCTGATTGTGGCATGGGCAATCTACGCCTTGCTGACCAACGTGATGGGCTTTGGCAAGCCGGTGGATTTCAGCGGTCTTGCCAATGCGCCGTGGTTTGGTCTGCCGCACACCACCGCGCCGATCTTTGATATGCAGGCCATCGTGATGATTGCACCGGTGGCGATCATTCTGGTGGCGGAAAACCTCGGTCATATTAAAGCGGTGGCGGGTATGACCGGACGCAACCTCGATCCGTGGATGGGCCGCGCATTCGTCGGCGATGGATTAGCAACCATGCTATCCGGCTCGATGGGCGGCAGCGGTGTAACCACCTATGCAGAAAATATCGGCGTGATGGCGGTGACGAAAGTCTATTCGACCTTAGCATTCGTCGCGGCGGCGGTCATTGCACTGGTGCTCGGCTTCTCACCAAAATTTGGCGCGCTGATCCACACCATTCCCGGCCCGGTGATTGGCGGTGCATCGATTGTGGTGTTTGGTTTGATTGCGGTGGCAGGGGCACGTATTTGGGTGCAGAACCATGTGGACTTCAATCAGAACGGTAATCTGATCATGGTGGCGACCACGCTGGTGCTCGGTGCCGGTGATTTTGCGCTGAAGATTGGTAGCTTCACAATTGGCGGTATTGGCACCGCGACCTTTGGTGCCATCATCCTCAACGCCATTCTGCAACGACGCGGTGCCGCACGGGTGAACCAGGCGGCACGGCAACATCCTTAA
- the rutF gene encoding NADH-dependent FMN reductase RutF translates to MSVHELPVLPLVERDAFRNAMACLGAAVNIITTDGPAGRAGFTASAVCSVTDTPPTLLVCLNRSASVWPIFRDNGYLCVNTLAAGHEELSTLFGGKTPMDQRFAAAGWQTLASGAPLLDGALVSFDCKVSQVVSVGTHDILFCEVLALVRNDETHGLAWFDRGYHHLLRQDAR, encoded by the coding sequence ATGAGCGTGCACGAACTGCCGGTTTTACCCCTCGTGGAGCGCGATGCGTTTCGTAACGCCATGGCGTGCCTAGGCGCAGCAGTGAATATCATCACCACCGATGGCCCCGCCGGACGCGCCGGTTTTACCGCTTCAGCGGTGTGCAGCGTGACGGATACGCCGCCGACGTTGCTGGTCTGCCTTAACCGCTCAGCGTCGGTATGGCCGATTTTTCGCGATAACGGCTATCTGTGCGTCAACACGCTGGCCGCCGGGCATGAAGAACTTTCGACGCTGTTTGGTGGCAAAACGCCGATGGATCAACGCTTCGCCGCCGCCGGTTGGCAGACGCTTGCCAGCGGTGCACCCCTGTTAGACGGCGCGCTGGTGTCGTTTGATTGCAAAGTGTCGCAGGTGGTCAGCGTCGGGACACACGACATCCTGTTTTGCGAAGTGCTGGCGCTGGTGCGCAATGATGAAACGCACGGCCTGGCATGGTTTGACCGTGGATATCATCACCTTTTACGGCAGGATGCCCGCTAA
- the rutD gene encoding pyrimidine utilization protein D, with amino-acid sequence MHLDIQGLTAADAPTLVLASGLGGVAGFWQPQLAALTPHFRVVTYDQRGTGRSADTLPEGYSMAMMAAELAAALEQRGIEHYDVIGHALGGLIGLQLALDFPARVGRVVVINGWLSLDAHTQRCFQVRQDLLMNVGVEAFVRAQPLFLYPAEWLARNQARITAEDAHHVAHFQGMENLLRRLHALKSADFRAQIARITQPVLAICSQDDLLVPWSCSPQLAQALPNGSLIEMRWGGHAMSVTDADNFNALLLRWLADTAAPAQRAAS; translated from the coding sequence ATGCATCTGGATATTCAGGGGTTAACCGCCGCAGATGCGCCGACGCTGGTGCTGGCTTCAGGTTTAGGCGGCGTTGCCGGATTCTGGCAGCCGCAGCTGGCGGCGCTGACGCCACACTTTCGCGTGGTGACTTACGATCAGCGCGGTACTGGTCGCAGTGCCGATACGCTGCCGGAAGGCTACAGCATGGCGATGATGGCGGCGGAACTGGCCGCTGCGCTGGAACAACGGGGCATTGAACATTACGACGTTATCGGTCATGCGCTGGGCGGTTTGATTGGCCTGCAGTTGGCGCTGGATTTCCCCGCACGCGTTGGCCGCGTGGTCGTGATCAACGGCTGGCTGTCGCTGGATGCGCATACGCAACGCTGCTTCCAGGTGCGTCAGGATCTGCTGATGAACGTTGGCGTTGAAGCCTTTGTACGCGCTCAGCCGCTGTTCCTCTATCCCGCCGAATGGCTGGCACGTAATCAGGCGCGCATTACGGCGGAAGATGCGCACCATGTGGCCCATTTTCAGGGTATGGAAAATCTGCTGCGTCGTCTGCACGCGCTGAAAAGCGCCGACTTCCGTGCGCAGATAGCGCGTATCACGCAGCCGGTATTAGCGATTTGCAGTCAGGACGACCTGCTGGTGCCGTGGAGCTGCTCGCCACAGCTGGCGCAGGCATTGCCTAATGGCAGCCTGATTGAGATGCGCTGGGGTGGACACGCCATGAGCGTGACGGATGCCGACAACTTTAACGCGCTGCTGTTGCGCTGGCTGGCCGATACGGCTGCGCCTGCCCAACGTGCGGCCAGCTAA
- a CDS encoding DMT family transporter: MSASSSRLSLRISRQELVLIFITMVWGGTFLVVHRAMAHSGPFFFVGLRFATASLLLAFFFRRYLKQVTWLEIKAGALIGLSIAGGYGLQTWGMQTISSSQSAFLTALYVPVVPLLQWVFLRRPPGLMAWLGILLAFTGLVLVAGPQDGSLTLNAGEIATLLSTLAIAAEIILISRYAGQVDVRRVTLIQLMVASACAFVLMVPNGESIPAMSTPLLLSALGLGAASALIQVTMNWAQRSVSPTRATVIYAGEPVWAGVVGRIAGERLPAAALLGAALIVCGVIVSELRIRRKKAVPDEAPLEP, encoded by the coding sequence ATGTCCGCTTCATCTTCCCGTCTCAGCCTGCGAATTTCACGTCAGGAACTGGTACTCATTTTCATTACCATGGTCTGGGGTGGCACCTTTTTGGTGGTGCATCGGGCGATGGCCCATTCCGGCCCGTTTTTCTTCGTTGGGCTGCGTTTTGCTACGGCTTCACTACTGCTGGCGTTTTTCTTTCGTCGCTATCTTAAACAGGTAACCTGGCTGGAAATCAAAGCTGGCGCGCTGATTGGTTTGTCGATCGCTGGCGGCTACGGCTTGCAGACCTGGGGCATGCAGACCATTTCCAGCAGTCAGTCGGCGTTTCTCACCGCGCTGTATGTGCCGGTGGTGCCGTTATTGCAATGGGTGTTCCTGCGGCGTCCGCCGGGATTAATGGCGTGGCTGGGTATTCTGCTGGCATTTACCGGCTTAGTGCTGGTGGCGGGTCCACAGGATGGCAGTTTGACGCTGAATGCCGGCGAAATCGCCACCTTACTCAGTACGCTGGCGATTGCGGCGGAGATCATCCTGATTAGCCGCTATGCCGGGCAAGTCGATGTGCGCCGTGTGACGCTGATTCAGCTGATGGTCGCATCCGCCTGTGCCTTTGTCTTGATGGTCCCGAATGGCGAATCGATTCCTGCCATGTCCACGCCACTGCTGCTCAGCGCGCTGGGTTTAGGTGCGGCCAGTGCATTAATCCAGGTGACGATGAACTGGGCGCAACGTAGCGTATCGCCAACGCGTGCCACGGTAATCTATGCCGGTGAACCGGTTTGGGCGGGCGTAGTAGGGCGTATCGCGGGGGAACGTTTGCCTGCCGCTGCGCTGTTGGGCGCGGCACTGATTGTGTGCGGGGTCATCGTTAGCGAGCTGCGTATTCGCCGTAAGAAAGCGGTGCCCGATGAGGCACCGCTCGAACCTTAA